A DNA window from Vibrio cidicii contains the following coding sequences:
- a CDS encoding porin, with protein MKKTLIALSVSAAAVATGVSATEIHKQGDASLSLGGRAEARLSVKDGNAQDESRVRLNLLGKVDIIKDRLYGVGFYEGEFATTDNGENKKNNDLDNRYAYAGIGGTFGEITYGKNDGALGIITDFTDIMSYHGNSAAKKIAVADRVDNMVAYAGQFDALTVKASYRFADRYEEASGSDSKYVNNGQDGYSLSAIYAIGNTGLALGGGYADQKDQNEYMLAASYTMGDLYFAGVYTDGELAKTGGDYTGYELAARYTMGQTVFTTTYNNAETNKNTSADNVALDATYYFKPNFRGYVSYNFNLIDAGDKYGVVNSTGDRATKAQAEDELAIGLRYDF; from the coding sequence ATGAAAAAGACATTAATTGCTCTTTCGGTATCTGCTGCTGCAGTGGCAACGGGTGTAAGTGCAACTGAAATTCACAAACAAGGTGACGCTTCTTTGAGTCTAGGTGGCCGTGCAGAGGCGCGTCTTTCAGTAAAAGATGGTAATGCGCAGGATGAATCACGTGTTCGTCTAAACCTTTTAGGTAAAGTAGACATCATCAAAGACAGACTATACGGTGTCGGTTTTTACGAAGGTGAATTCGCTACTACTGACAATGGTGAAAACAAAAAAAACAATGACCTAGACAACCGTTACGCTTATGCAGGTATCGGCGGTACGTTTGGCGAGATCACCTACGGTAAAAATGATGGTGCGCTTGGCATCATTACTGACTTTACCGACATCATGTCTTACCACGGTAACTCTGCAGCGAAGAAAATTGCGGTTGCCGATCGAGTCGACAATATGGTTGCCTATGCTGGACAGTTTGACGCACTAACGGTGAAAGCAAGTTACCGTTTTGCAGACCGCTACGAAGAAGCTTCTGGTTCAGACAGCAAGTATGTCAACAATGGTCAAGACGGCTACTCACTTTCAGCCATCTACGCTATCGGTAATACTGGCTTGGCACTTGGTGGTGGCTACGCCGATCAAAAAGATCAAAATGAATACATGCTAGCGGCGTCTTACACTATGGGTGATCTGTACTTTGCTGGCGTTTACACCGATGGTGAGTTAGCGAAAACTGGTGGTGATTACACTGGTTACGAGTTAGCAGCACGTTATACGATGGGTCAAACTGTCTTCACAACCACTTATAACAACGCAGAAACTAACAAGAACACTTCAGCAGATAACGTAGCACTGGATGCCACTTACTACTTCAAACCGAACTTCCGTGGTTATGTTTCTTACAACTTTAACCTAATTGATGCGGGCGACAAATATGGTGTAGTTAATAGCACCGGAGATAGAGCGACCAAAGCACAAGCAGAAGACGAACTGGCTATCGGTCTACGTTACGACTTCTAA